In the genome of Chrysoperla carnea chromosome 5, inChrCarn1.1, whole genome shotgun sequence, the window GACCATTTATCAGTACGGATTTTAGGCGTTCCAAACGATTTATGCTAGTACCTACTACCCTTAAAATCGTATTGTGAAAATTGggcgagtttttattttatcgaagtttagaaaaaataaaagtgttagTTTCAAATCGAATTCGAAGTTTTCAGGATCATAACTGACACACATTAGacgaacgctttaaattagatagttgttctttataaatacacaaacattctttttcaaaacattttattgtataccgaatagtttagacagcaattgatagcaaaaatgtagctttttgtgcgtttgttcgatcaatttgaacaaaaatggtctttatagaaaaacaaaccacttttaagaagaatttttttcaagagTGCCTACATTTCCAGAAACAATtgtacaaaataacaattttaagacGAAACAACagttttgggtaaaacttttcagtccttTGCCTAACCTTtgcggtttgcggaaaaatatctcgaataaaaaatgttaatgttttttaatcaataacaactttctaatataaaattttcatttaacgattaccagttatgaagtagagtgagcttttcattcaGCTTAAAAATATACGTCCAGTTCAATGTCTACGTAAGATGTGCGATTATATATCAAACATTTTTCGCTTgtagcatttttatcgataaaaattatttttcgagttccAAGCATATGGCCACTTAAAAAAAGGACACCCTGTTTATGATTACAAGTTATCGAATggagtatatattttatgataacattttaataccgtagaaactttttcaattattaagtttttgtttttaaaaccttataaaatgtttacaaattttatgaccTTAATAAGAAAGAAACTTAGCgaagtattattttgttttaacattttttctacactaattttataaatatggatTTTCGCTTGCCAAGTTCAATCGAATTTAacttttatcaaacaaaatattatttatttacattcaaaGCAAAATACCAGGAACCTTTTATAGAAACCAGgtggtttaatttttattaataattcatttcctAGTATTTTGTCttgctttaataataatatgtgcggttaacaaaaattgattttaaataaaagtcctagaagatttttattgaattcctaaactaataattattgtaaataaattccaTGAAACGATAAGTTTTGTGAACGAGGAGCGGGCAGGTTAAGCCTGCTACCATTCCCTAGGTTTGGTTTAACATCGATTTAGTTGGATTAGTATGTTATTAGgacaaaatattgttaaaataatgtaattttttaaccaaaaatttcagACATGACCCCCTCCAGACGAAAAATTCCTGTttcataataatcatttataaatagaaaattttcaaaatattcaaggtctatatttaaatcaaaataagataataaaattcattgtattgctgaatacaaaatttacatttgtccctttaacaatattattcttTCCTATTTTAgagaaaagcttttaaaaatccttttgaaataaattattcaatcctGTTTATAAATACGAGCAAAACCTAGGCTCTTCTTAAAAAccattatataaatgaaatttataataaaataaaactttttaaacaaaagatatGACTGACTTGAATAAAATGctccgaaaaaaaatttcataaaagaaatttttgttttttaatatataaaatgcgTTTCTGATTCGGCGCGGAATCCAATTACGATAAGAAATTTAACACAATGGTTTCAAAATATGATTGTTTATATCgtttaaaagatatattttctcTCAAGAAAAGTTCCTTTCCATCTTTCCAAGCggtaaatttctaaaattttataaaaataaaagaatatttgttACCAAATTGAGGCAAATATGTAATATAGTTACAACGAAAAAGAGAATTAACAGTCTTAACGGAAAAACCGCCTGGTACTGTTTTCATACATTATGCAAATGAAAGCCCCCCCCCCGCCCAATTTGGTTTTTATAGGGCATAAGTATAGTTAGAAGGATATATGCAGAATTGGATTCCAGCCGGAACGAAAGCTACATAATAAACAATAGTTTACACCTGATCAGGAAatttaatcaattctgaaaatttgcctttttattatcttactactacattttatgtattttcttttttgtatatcCAAAGCGCTTCTTTCTATAGACCTATGATTTGGAATTACCCCCCCCCTGGGGAAGCTACCATCCCGTTACCTATATATCTAGAAATCGAGCACTGGATGTATGCATAAATAGAATTCAAAGGATATGTGCCTCCTCCTTTTTCTAATCGGTtacatatctttaaaatatggGACACAAAagtgtaatataaatatgtatagtaCCATAGCCTCGCAGCTACTTCATCCTGAAAACAATACAAAACAACTTTCTTCTACATATCGAAATCATTAAGTGGATACTTCACAAAAATATGAATCATGAGGgcattgtttagaaaaaaacaaacaatgaaGTATAATCCATATGACACTGAAAGCAATGCGTCCTATATACCTAATATTGTTCGGTACAACAATGgaaatctataatatataatttgttcaCCACAAACCTGCATAATTTTTCGgctttaatcaataatttgaaaaaaaatttatattatactcacagctaaaaaatttccaaataacaaccctcatttctttttttaaaaaaaatatcacttaGAAAATCACTAAATCACtataaaacaggaaaaaaaatcacattacattaaaaattcacaataattaaaacataaataaataaagcatttaaaaccggttataaaataaaaaatttaattgttcacAAGAATTCGCGTACTTGAAACAAAATGTGTATTGGTATGACTGTAATTCACGACTGATATACCGTGCCGTAACACAACATCTTTGAACCCTCGACGGACAACGATTCTACCGTTTTGTGTTTTATACGTCGATGTTCCAAAATCCACTTGAATTCCCCTCTAATAATGTTATAACATACACATGGCATGGCGTTCGGAATCACTTCTCTATCCAGCGTCGTTTATGTTAGTTGGTTGATGTGCGATGgttgtaaataatatgtatatgttagTCACGACGACGACGCACTAAGGCGTCGAGACGGAGATGCTTTGTTATTTTGATTGAGTGAATGGAGAGTAGCGTGTTACGATAACAGAGAATCAAATATTAGGCTACCAAAAAGTACACGTGGTTtgattacataatatatactttttttttaataacaacgaGTAGGTAACTACTTTTTACTTTTCTCCGATAACAGTATGATTCTTTGATtatgacatttaatttttacttttatttatttgaatataattaagtCGTTGCAAGGTTGCCACGATTAAACTAATTAGAAACATATACTTTTAGttctaattaaaagttaatctgaaccataaaaaaaaatttttcattaataaaattaataatggttGATtgttaaaacaacttttatctGTTGAAACACTGCTGACATCTGGGAACTAAACTAACTACTGCATTCTTTGCCATTGCAGTAGTCTAGCTTTTAATAGTTCTTAGAATTGCTAATAGATATCGCGTGTGTAATAGcgaatattttctttcatttttcgtaaaattaaaacatttttaaaatttattatttttatcgaagATCCTTACAAAATGTAGCCCTAAAATTTGAATTgtagaaccaaaaaaaaaaaaagttttataactgATGGAGTTGCTAAGAGAGTGACGAAAGTGAAAAAGGAGGTCAATTCATGCATATCTCTAAACTTAACACTAGATTTAAtcgatatattaaatattatctcATTTAAATACCCCACAGATCTGTAATATTGAATCAATGGCAACAGATGTATTATAAGAAGTATCAAATATAATCTAAGGCCACATTTAAAACGCTGGGCCCTTCTAATTTTAATAGGACTCTGCAGTCTTATAACTGAAAAATCGGGTACCGAAAATTTAGATCTATCAAAAAAAGAAcactataaaaatatgtagtttcATTTAGAAACACAAAGTTTAATCCGATGTGGCCATAAAGACGTTCCTATAAATGAAGTAACTAAATACTATCTTTGTACTTTGGTGTTTTGTGATTTTCtattccgttttcgaaatataaaagtGGAAAATGTTTAAAGAACACCTTTATACAGGGTTTATGTTAACATTTATTTGAAactctaaatataaattttattgataaaaatgcttcaagcaaaaattgttggctgtgtaggcgcacatcttacgcagacataaAACTTGGCCCagattttcaagctcaatgaaaagctcactttactctataactgataatcgatagttgaacactttaaattagacagttgttattgattaaaaaagtaacatttttccgtaaaccgtacagtttaggtaAAAACAGAAATGTTTTACCCAAACATGTTCTTTCGTATTAAATTGCTGCTATTTCGTATAGTTGTTTTTGCAAAATCTaagcactcttcgaaaaaaattttccaataaattcaataacagTGGTTTGTTTGTCTATAaggaccatttttgttcaaattgaatgagcaaacgcacaaaaagctatatatttttactatcaattactgtctaaactattcgattcacaaaaaatgtttgcatatttataaagaacaactgtTTTTcggttatgaatcagagtgagattttgaattcaaaaacttagatcgaattggatgtcggtataagatgtgtgcctttgaaactaacatttttcgttttaagtatttaattcctagatttcatttatatatcgagtttcaagcatacgtcaacttaaaaataaagCCACCCTGTATACCTATTTGATATTGCTAACAAATAAAGCAAAAACAAATGAACGGGCGGACTctttaggaaaatttttaaaataacataatattgttAGTATTTGcctttaaaatcataaataagtaTTTCACTATGGGAATACAGTACACGACATCTAAGTATGGTAATACACAAACAACTCACTTTGCTACATATATCGAATATTgatcgaaattattttctaggtaTATAACAACAGTTTTATGTGCTGTTAGGAGATGGCTTTTTAATACTGGTTTAAATTCCATAACATTTTCTTCCTTTTATAAGCCCtcttgttttcaaataattgtttgtaggtaataataaatttttacttccctgcctaaatcatttattttctgaatttaAATTGGTATAAACAAATATCTTAAGGAGCACACCCTGTCGGTTATACAAATGAATGTTAATGTATCTGATTTCATAACAATGCTCAAGACATCTAAGGATAAAAATACCTTCTGCTATATTCAACAGTTAATGCAGTTTTCTAGATAATTTGGAATTATCTCATTTGTTTCGCAGTCTTTTGGGTCTCtgcattttttgtgattattgAAACTATGTctggaatttttataatcaaaaaattgcttTGCGTTTTAGTTGTGGTAATGATGTTTTCAACAATTGTTTGATTTGATTTTCGTCTATCACGCTGGCGCTCAATATCACATACTATGAAAAAAGAGAAAATCTTACCTCCTTTTCTACATTTGTGGTATAAAAAAGAGGTACGTCGTTATGTTGATGTTCcataaatcgaaattaaatgACTTGTGAACTGTAGAATAGAAGTCATTTTTCGACAAATTGATTAATGATGAGAtaaaaaaatgtcgaaaaaGAGTAATGATCCTGAATTCATAAAAGCATTCATTGAATTATATAAACTGAATCCATGCCTATGGCAAATTAAGCATAGTTGTTATACAAATAAAGTGGTAAAACAAGATGCATACgcaaaattagtaaaattatatcGAGCCGTAGAGCCAAATGCAACAATTGATACAGTGaaacaaaagataaataatttacgTAGTTCATTTCGTAAGGAATTGAGAAAAGTGAGAAAAAATAAACCTGGTGCAATATATAATCCATCGTTATggtactttaatttattattatttacggCTGATCAAGAAGAATTTAATAAACAGGATTCGAATTCAAATGATGATGACACTACTGTCGATGAAACTGAAGATATtgaggtaatttaattaaattggtaATCGTTTAAACTATTAAATGAAAGCGCAACCgcatatttactttttttttttatgttagtcATAAGTCACCGATAATGTTCATCTGAAGATTACATGTGAAGCACgctatttttttataggaatggagttaaacaaataattttgtttagcaGATAATAAATACCCTGGCGGAAATATTTTCTGCCGATACTCTAATTTAGTCTTGCAGTGTTCtgaaaaacaattctagaagAAAGAGTAAGCCTTAAAAATTCCGAAAAGTGTGAATTTATGTAAAACTAAGTAATTTGAAGACT includes:
- the LOC123301208 gene encoding uncharacterized protein LOC123301208 gives rise to the protein MSKKSNDPEFIKAFIELYKLNPCLWQIKHSCYTNKVVKQDAYAKLVKLYRAVEPNATIDTVKQKINNLRSSFRKELRKVRKNKPGAIYNPSLWYFNLLLFTADQEEFNKQDSNSNDDDTTVDETEDIEEMCNDLPIPIFCSTGAFSPSPSYFSTSFERPISRGSDTASIDSKNRIKNELSSQYESYENLLINSKTLDDNDSNIGVDSLKKRKIAREIEGKDEFHYIGINIAYKLRQMNEVQRIQTPIVTRF